The Geothrix oryzae DNA window AGTTCCTCGCGCATCGGGGCGACCATGTATTCGGGATAGTTCGACATGAGGTTCTCCGTCCAAGCAAAAAGTTTACCAATCGAGTCAAGATTGATCTAGATCACACTTGATCCCATCCAAGGGAGGACCCATGAAGCTGGCACTGGTGGGCGGAAGTCTCCGCGCCGGATCGCTCAATGCCCGCCTGCTGCACCACCTCGCCCGGGCGTTGGAGGCCCGGGGCCACGAGGTGGCGGCCTTCACGGGGGAGGCGCTGCGCCTGCCGCTCTACGAGGAGGGGGCCGCGCCCTCAGCTGAAGCCCAGACCCTGCATGGCGCCCTCCGGGAGGCCCAGGGGCTGGTCATCGTGTCGCCGGAGTACAACTCGGGCATCCCGGGTCACCTGAAGAACGCCGTGGACTGGCTCAGCACCATGAAGCCCAGCCCCTGGCCCGACCTGCCGGTGCTGCTCTGCAGCGCGAGTCCCGGGGCCTTCGGCGGCGCCCGCGGCCTGGTGGCCTGGCGGGCCACCCTCGCCAACATGGGTGCGCTGGCCCTGCCGGAAGCCATCACGGTGCCCCACGCGGACCAGCAGCTGGATGCGGAGGGCGCACCCACCGATCCCCGCACCGCCGCCTCGGTCCCGAGGGTCCTGGAGAAGTTCCTCACCCTGGCGGCGCGGCTCCATCCATGAGCCTCGGCCACCGGGGCGCGTTCGTGCGATCCTGAACGACCTTTCCGGAGCCCGTCATGAAGGACTTCTTCAAGAGTTTCTTCGCCGCCCTGCTGGCCCTGATGGTGGCTGGCGGGTTGGCCGTCTTCCTGTTCTTCGGCCTGCTGGCGGCTGTCGGCTCCTCCGGCAAGCCCACGGTTCCGACCAAGGCCGTGCTGATCTTCGACCTGGATACCAGCCTGTCGGACGGCGACCGCGATCCTGAACCCAGCGAGGCTCTCAGCGAGGCCCTGGGCGGCGCCGGGAGCCACAGCCAGGCGCTTCCGGCGGCCATCGAGGCCCTGGACCGGGCGGCCGCCGACAGCCGCATCACGGCCCTGTTCCTCACGGGGAACCTGCAGGGCGCGGGCCCCGCCCAGCTGCGGGAGCTGCGGGAAGCCATCCAGCGGTTCAAGGCGAAGAAGCCCGTGCTGGCCTACAACCTGGGCTGGGCGAAGCGGGACTTCTACCTGGCCGCCGGTGCCACGACCGTGTTCATGAACCCCTTCGGCGAGATGGAGCTGAACGGCCTGGCCAGCGAGCCCATGTTCTTCGGCGAGGCCTTCAAGAAGTACGGCGTGGAGGTTCAGGTCACCCGCGTGGGCAAGTACAAGAGCGCGGTGGAGCCCTTCATCACCGACCGCATGAGCGAACCCAACCGCGAACAGGTGCAGAAGCTGCTCGACGACATCTGGTCCGAATGGAAGGAGACGGTCGCCAAGGACCGGAAGAAGGCTCCGGCGGATCTGCAGGCCATCGCGGACGAACGGGGCCTGATCGAAGCGGACGAGGCGAAGAAGCTGGGCCTGATCGACCGCATCGCGCCCTATGACGAAGTGCTCGACGAGCTGAAGAAGCTGGCCGGGAAGCAGTCCAAGGACAAGGATTTCCCCCAGATCACCCTGGCGACCTACGCCGGCATCCCTGGCGAGGCGAAGACCGGCAAGACCCGCATCGCCGTGGTCGTGGCCGAGGGCGAGATCGTGGATGGCGAAGGCAAGTCCACCCAGGTGGGCGGCGAACGCCTCAGCCGGGAGCTGCGCCGCCTGCGCCTCGACGAGCGCGTCAAGGCCGTGGTGCTACGCGTGAACAGCCCCGGCGGCAGCGCTTCCGCCTCGGAGCTCATCCAGCGGGAAGTCATCCTCACGAAGAAGGTGAAGCCCCTGGTGGTGTCCATGGGCCACCTCGCGGCCTCCGGCGGCTACTGGATCAGCACCTACGGGGACCGCATCTTCGCCGAACCCAGCACCATCACGGGTTCCATCGGCGTCTTCGGCCTGCTGCCCAATGTGAAGAAGCTGGCCAACGAGCACGGCATCACCTGGGACAGCGTGCAGACCGCGAAGTTGGCCAATCCCATGACCCTGACGCGGCCCAAGAACGACCTGGAGCTGACGCGCATCCAGGGCCTGGTGGACCGCATCTACGAGCAGTTCGTGGCCAAGGTGGCCGACAGCCGGAAGATGAAGAAGGAAGCCGTCCATGAGATCGCGCAGGGGCGCGTGTGGTCCGGCCAGGAGGCCCTCAAACTGGGTCTGGTGGACGAGATCGGCGGGCTCGGCGCGGCGGTGAAGCACGCGGCGACCATGGCCAAGGCGGACGGGGACTACTACCTGGTCGGCCCCGAGCGGGAGCAGGACACGCTCAAGGAGTTGCTTAAGAGCCTGGGCGGCAAACCCCGGAAGCTGGCGAAGCCGGGCCCCGTGGATGCGCTGGCGGGAGGCCTCCTACGGCAGGTGGACCTGCTGACCTCGCTGAACGATCCCAGGGGCGTCTACGCCAGGCTGCCCTTCGACCTCGACCTGAAATAGCTTCATGGATTCCTCCTCCTTCATCTCCGCGGTCGTGCTGCTGGTGCTGGTGACCGATCCCCTGGGCAACATCCCGCTCTTCATCGGGCTGTTGCGCCAGGTGGATCCGGCCCGGCGGCAGCGGATCATCGTCCGCGAGGTGCTGTTCGCCTTCGCCATCCTGCTCTTCTTCGCGTTCTTCGGGCAGAAGGTGCTGCGCCTCATGCACCTCACGGACACCTCGCTCGGCATCGCCGGCGGCGTGATCCTCTTCCTCATCGCGTTGAAGATGGTCTTTCCGCATCCCGAGGGCCGGGGGGCCGACCACCCCATCCACGGGGAACCCTTCCTCGTGCCCCTGGCCATCCCCTTCATCGCCGGCCCGTCGGCCATCGCCACCGTGCTGCTGCTGGTCAGCCGCGAGCCGCACCGGCTCTGGGAATGGCTGGGCGCCCTGTCCGTGGCCATGGCGATCTCGGCCGTGGTGCTGGGTTTCGCGGAGAAGATCGCGGATTTCCTGGGGGAGCAGGTCACCTTGGCCTTCGAGCGGCTCATGGGTCTGGTGCTGACCGCCATCGCCATCGAGATGCTGCTGGCGGGCATCGAGAAATTCGTGCACCAGATCCGCCTCGCGGGAGCCTGACCAGCCCCCTCAAGATGCGCCTGATCCTTCCGATAGGAGGTACAGGAGCAGATGAATGAGGGTTCGTGCGTGCCTGCCAATGGGCCTGATGCTGCTCATGGTGGCTTCCACCGGATGTGAGCGGAGCGAGACCCGGCGGGCCCGCCAGGTCATGGATCTGGTCCGGACGATGGAGACCGAGCTGCAAACCACGGCCAAGCAGGCCGCGGGGGCCTTCTCGCGGCGGGCGGATTTCGAGGACCTGCGGATGGCCTTCGGGGATGAGCGCTTCGATGCGGGCACGCCGC harbors:
- the sppA gene encoding signal peptide peptidase SppA, with protein sequence MKDFFKSFFAALLALMVAGGLAVFLFFGLLAAVGSSGKPTVPTKAVLIFDLDTSLSDGDRDPEPSEALSEALGGAGSHSQALPAAIEALDRAAADSRITALFLTGNLQGAGPAQLRELREAIQRFKAKKPVLAYNLGWAKRDFYLAAGATTVFMNPFGEMELNGLASEPMFFGEAFKKYGVEVQVTRVGKYKSAVEPFITDRMSEPNREQVQKLLDDIWSEWKETVAKDRKKAPADLQAIADERGLIEADEAKKLGLIDRIAPYDEVLDELKKLAGKQSKDKDFPQITLATYAGIPGEAKTGKTRIAVVVAEGEIVDGEGKSTQVGGERLSRELRRLRLDERVKAVVLRVNSPGGSASASELIQREVILTKKVKPLVVSMGHLAASGGYWISTYGDRIFAEPSTITGSIGVFGLLPNVKKLANEHGITWDSVQTAKLANPMTLTRPKNDLELTRIQGLVDRIYEQFVAKVADSRKMKKEAVHEIAQGRVWSGQEALKLGLVDEIGGLGAAVKHAATMAKADGDYYLVGPEREQDTLKELLKSLGGKPRKLAKPGPVDALAGGLLRQVDLLTSLNDPRGVYARLPFDLDLK
- a CDS encoding MarC family protein, which encodes MDSSSFISAVVLLVLVTDPLGNIPLFIGLLRQVDPARRQRIIVREVLFAFAILLFFAFFGQKVLRLMHLTDTSLGIAGGVILFLIALKMVFPHPEGRGADHPIHGEPFLVPLAIPFIAGPSAIATVLLLVSREPHRLWEWLGALSVAMAISAVVLGFAEKIADFLGEQVTLAFERLMGLVLTAIAIEMLLAGIEKFVHQIRLAGA
- a CDS encoding NADPH-dependent FMN reductase, coding for MKLALVGGSLRAGSLNARLLHHLARALEARGHEVAAFTGEALRLPLYEEGAAPSAEAQTLHGALREAQGLVIVSPEYNSGIPGHLKNAVDWLSTMKPSPWPDLPVLLCSASPGAFGGARGLVAWRATLANMGALALPEAITVPHADQQLDAEGAPTDPRTAASVPRVLEKFLTLAARLHP